From one uncultured Paludibacter sp. genomic stretch:
- a CDS encoding Alpha/beta hydrolase fold containing protein, whose product MKGKIKMKKNIFNLLIIMVLISGCSTPYQAAKGIKSFNELQYKYPVNKVHLPQSGYDIAYTDMGSGDKTVIMIHGLGSYLRAWERNMEEVSKTARVIAIDLPGYGKSSKEPHDGAMIFYAEIIKEFVKQLELKNIVIVGHSMGGQIAMTTALQYPDMVKGLILVDPAGFERFTKGQKQWFRDVMTFDGVRLTTADAIQNNLVTNFYRMPKDADFMITDRLAMRSAEDFSAYCYAVVQSVNGMVDYPVIDYLQDIKIPTLIFFGENDNLIPNRFLNPGFTKNIAQYGASKIKNSKLIMVPKTGHFMMFEKPQVFNSETTAFLKSMK is encoded by the coding sequence ATGAAAGGGAAAATTAAAATGAAAAAAAACATATTTAATTTATTGATAATTATGGTGTTAATCTCCGGATGCTCTACTCCTTATCAAGCAGCAAAAGGAATAAAATCATTTAACGAATTGCAATATAAGTATCCTGTTAATAAAGTACATTTACCTCAAAGCGGATACGATATTGCTTATACCGATATGGGAAGCGGTGATAAAACCGTAATAATGATACACGGTTTGGGAAGTTATTTGCGCGCTTGGGAAAGAAATATGGAAGAAGTAAGTAAAACAGCGAGGGTGATAGCTATAGATTTGCCCGGTTATGGAAAATCAAGCAAGGAACCTCACGATGGCGCTATGATTTTTTATGCTGAAATAATAAAAGAATTTGTTAAACAATTAGAGCTAAAAAATATAGTGATTGTTGGGCACTCTATGGGTGGACAAATTGCAATGACTACCGCACTTCAATATCCGGATATGGTAAAAGGTCTAATCTTGGTAGATCCTGCCGGATTTGAACGTTTTACAAAAGGACAAAAACAATGGTTCAGGGATGTTATGACCTTTGATGGCGTTCGTTTAACTACTGCCGATGCCATTCAAAATAATCTCGTTACTAATTTTTATCGCATGCCAAAGGATGCGGACTTTATGATTACGGATCGTTTAGCAATGCGTAGCGCTGAGGATTTTTCAGCTTATTGTTATGCTGTGGTACAATCTGTGAATGGAATGGTGGATTATCCGGTAATAGATTATTTGCAGGATATAAAGATTCCGACTTTGATATTTTTTGGTGAGAATGATAATCTTATACCAAATCGTTTCTTAAATCCGGGATTCACAAAAAATATAGCCCAATATGGTGCATCGAAAATTAAAAACAGCAAATTGATTATGGTTCCTAAAACGGGGCATTTTATGATGTTTGAAAAACCTCAAGTATTCAATAGTGAAACAACTGCTTTTTTGAAGTCTATGAAATAA
- a CDS encoding conserved hypothetical protein (Evidence 4 : Unknown function but conserved in other organisms): protein MRTRLNIFSEFANSLFSHELEYLLSVQNFSKSLNLNILNQIYKNNTSVKTPKPFDTSVDKRTYSYMKNWITETLLKIDVDHFFEWLISTEKKILTDVIVPTDESEILGNMHQMTSVNYNFIRFYELILYYRDYLMVRSRTKYIRVVMEFLEKNREHYFFLKEINNELDTITAQIVKKTDLSVTEQNEAEQFLSHTYYNETLDGYTRYRAVVRLTIFYYNNRLFDKQLIVYEHLDNLLKTPLFYSKRILSNYYANRAMMHSKLNEQILAEKYGYLSLRNKNSDYLFYLINLCGVLIKQDKKSDALKLMRDAIPELKNTNNNYYKIGFSSFYIRTLIINNQTEKAVNYATQYFEAYKKEIFEHRWHLYLSSYFYVLMQAEKYKKIISLSKRYNLVQKEKQRIDLPDYLPSIEFYSYAAEYLEGQISRDKLVGVFIKLTEPILRDKYRSRRIVELLDELSLQLPEEIKSIKKELKKGNL, encoded by the coding sequence ATGCGTACGAGATTAAATATATTTTCAGAGTTTGCAAATTCGTTGTTTTCTCATGAACTTGAGTATTTGCTTTCTGTTCAAAATTTTTCCAAATCATTAAATTTGAACATTCTAAATCAAATATATAAAAACAATACATCGGTAAAAACACCTAAACCTTTTGATACATCTGTAGATAAACGGACGTATTCCTATATGAAAAATTGGATCACGGAAACACTTTTGAAGATTGATGTGGATCATTTTTTTGAATGGTTAATTTCAACCGAAAAAAAAATTCTTACAGACGTAATTGTGCCCACCGATGAGAGTGAAATTTTAGGAAATATGCATCAGATGACCTCTGTTAATTATAATTTTATCCGTTTTTATGAATTAATACTTTATTACAGAGATTATTTGATGGTCCGAAGCAGAACAAAGTACATAAGAGTGGTAATGGAATTTCTCGAAAAAAACAGGGAACATTATTTCTTTCTTAAAGAAATTAATAATGAATTAGATACAATTACAGCGCAAATTGTAAAAAAAACAGACCTTTCAGTCACCGAACAAAACGAAGCTGAGCAGTTTCTATCTCACACGTATTATAATGAAACTTTAGATGGTTATACTCGCTATCGCGCGGTAGTGCGTCTAACTATTTTTTATTACAATAACCGTTTATTTGATAAACAGTTAATAGTTTACGAACACTTAGATAATTTGTTAAAAACCCCGCTTTTTTATTCAAAACGTATTCTTTCAAATTATTATGCAAATCGTGCTATGATGCATTCCAAATTGAATGAGCAAATATTAGCCGAAAAATATGGATATCTTTCCCTGCGGAATAAAAATAGCGATTATTTATTTTATTTGATCAATTTATGTGGTGTGTTAATAAAGCAGGATAAAAAATCGGACGCGCTAAAGCTAATGAGAGACGCTATACCTGAACTTAAAAATACCAATAACAATTACTATAAAATAGGTTTTTCTTCTTTCTACATCCGCACTTTAATCATAAATAATCAAACGGAAAAAGCTGTTAATTATGCAACTCAGTATTTTGAAGCTTATAAAAAGGAAATTTTTGAACATCGTTGGCATCTTTATTTAAGTTCCTATTTTTATGTTTTGATGCAGGCTGAAAAATATAAAAAAATCATCTCTTTATCAAAAAGGTATAATTTGGTGCAGAAAGAAAAGCAAAGAATAGATCTTCCGGATTATTTACCATCTATCGAATTCTATTCATACGCTGCTGAATATCTTGAAGGTCAAATAAGTAGAGATAAGTTAGTTGGCGTATTTATCAAATTAACAGAACCCATCTTGAGAGATAAGTACCGTTCAAGAAGAATTGTTGAATTGTTAGACGAATTATCATTACAATTGCCTGAGGAAATAAAAAGTATAAAGAAAGAATTAAAAAAGGGGAATTTATAA
- a CDS encoding conserved hypothetical protein (Evidence 4 : Unknown function but conserved in other organisms) codes for MENNQENQLNIELSAEVAEGIYSNLAIISHSTSEFVVDFIRLMPGTPKANVKSRIILTPEHAKRLLMALQDNIAKYEQQNGKIKVPENNMIPPIPMGFGGEA; via the coding sequence ATGGAAAACAATCAAGAAAACCAATTAAACATTGAACTTTCTGCCGAAGTTGCCGAAGGTATCTATTCTAATCTCGCAATTATTTCACATTCTACATCGGAATTTGTAGTTGACTTTATCCGTTTAATGCCGGGAACGCCAAAGGCAAACGTAAAATCACGCATTATTCTTACACCTGAACACGCTAAAAGATTGTTGATGGCTCTGCAAGACAACATCGCCAAATATGAGCAGCAAAATGGTAAAATAAAAGTTCCCGAAAATAATATGATTCCTCCTATCCCGATGGGTTTTGGTGGAGAAGCTTAA